From Pseudomonas sp. StFLB209, a single genomic window includes:
- the speA gene encoding arginine decarboxylase, giving the protein MSVRRTRKDDGSQWTVADSRSVYGIRHWGAGYFAINEAGRVEVRPNGAGSTPIDLYEQVDDLRKSGLTLPLLVRFPDILQDRVRKLTGAFDDNIARLEYQSRYTALYPIKVNQQEAVVENIIATQNVSIGLEAGSKPELMAVLALAPKGGTIVCNGYKDREFIRLALMGQKLGHNVFIVIEKESEVELVIEEAAELKLAPQVGLRVRLSSLASSKWADTGGEKSKFGLSAAQLLSVVERFRKAGLDQGIRLVHFHMGSQIANLADYQHGFKEAIRYYGELRSLGLPVDHIDVGGGLGVDYDGTHSRNASSINYDIDDYAGVVVGMLKEFCDAQGLPHPHIFSESGRSLTAHHAVLVVQVTDVERHNDQVPEIEDKASLPETVQWLVDLIDHNDIEMVTETYWRATHYMSDIATQYADGKITLAQKALGEQCYFALCRRLHNSLKARQRSHRQVLDELNDKLADKYICNFSVFQSLPDTWAIGQVLPIIPLNRLDEEPVRRAVLQDLTCDSDGKINQYVDEQSIETSMPVHALKDGEDYLLGIFLVGAYQEILGDMHNLFGDTDSVNIYQNQDGSVYHAGIETHDTIEDMLRYVHLSPEELMTHYRDKVASARISPRERTQYLDALRLGLTRSSYLSS; this is encoded by the coding sequence ATGTCCGTACGACGCACACGCAAAGACGATGGCAGCCAATGGACCGTGGCGGACAGCCGCAGTGTTTATGGAATTCGCCATTGGGGCGCCGGTTATTTCGCGATCAACGAAGCCGGTCGCGTTGAAGTTCGTCCCAACGGTGCCGGTAGCACCCCGATCGACCTCTACGAGCAGGTCGACGACCTGCGCAAAAGCGGCCTGACCCTGCCGTTGCTGGTGCGCTTCCCGGACATTCTGCAAGATCGCGTGCGCAAGCTGACTGGCGCTTTCGATGACAACATCGCGCGCCTGGAATACCAGAGCCGTTACACCGCGTTGTACCCGATCAAGGTCAACCAGCAAGAAGCCGTGGTGGAAAACATCATCGCCACGCAAAACGTTTCCATCGGCCTGGAAGCCGGCTCCAAGCCCGAGCTGATGGCCGTGCTGGCGCTGGCGCCGAAGGGCGGCACCATCGTCTGCAACGGTTACAAGGACCGTGAGTTCATCCGTCTGGCGCTGATGGGCCAGAAGCTGGGCCACAACGTGTTCATCGTCATCGAGAAAGAATCCGAAGTCGAACTGGTGATCGAGGAAGCCGCCGAACTCAAGCTGGCGCCCCAGGTCGGTCTGCGCGTGCGGCTGTCGTCGCTGGCGTCGAGCAAGTGGGCCGACACCGGCGGCGAGAAATCCAAGTTCGGCTTGTCTGCCGCGCAGCTGCTGTCGGTGGTCGAGCGTTTCCGCAAGGCCGGCCTGGATCAGGGCATCCGGCTGGTGCACTTCCACATGGGCTCACAGATCGCCAACCTGGCCGACTACCAGCACGGTTTCAAGGAAGCGATCCGTTACTACGGTGAACTGCGCAGCCTCGGCCTGCCGGTGGACCATATCGACGTCGGCGGCGGCCTGGGCGTCGATTACGACGGCACCCACTCGCGCAACGCCAGTTCGATCAACTACGACATCGACGACTACGCCGGTGTGGTGGTCGGCATGCTCAAGGAATTCTGCGACGCGCAGGGCCTGCCGCACCCGCATATCTTCTCGGAAAGCGGCCGCTCGTTGACCGCTCACCATGCGGTGCTGGTGGTCCAGGTCACCGACGTGGAGCGCCACAACGACCAGGTTCCCGAAATCGAAGACAAGGCCAGCCTGCCGGAAACCGTGCAGTGGCTGGTCGACCTGATCGATCACAACGACATCGAGATGGTCACCGAGACCTATTGGCGCGCCACGCACTACATGAGCGACATCGCCACCCAGTATGCTGATGGCAAGATCACCCTGGCCCAGAAGGCGCTGGGCGAGCAGTGCTACTTTGCCCTGTGCCGACGCCTGCACAACTCGCTCAAGGCTCGCCAGCGTTCGCACCGCCAGGTGCTGGACGAACTCAACGACAAGCTGGCCGACAAGTACATCTGTAACTTCTCGGTATTCCAGAGCCTGCCTGACACCTGGGCCATCGGCCAGGTATTGCCGATCATCCCGCTCAACCGGCTGGACGAAGAGCCGGTGCGCCGCGCTGTGCTGCAAGACCTGACCTGCGACTCGGACGGCAAGATCAACCAGTACGTCGACGAGCAGAGCATCGAGACCAGCATGCCGGTGCATGCCCTCAAGGACGGCGAAGATTACCTGCTGGGGATCTTCCTGGTCGGTGCCTACCAGGAAATTCTCGGTGACATGCACAACCTGTTCGGTGACACCGACTCGGTGAACATCTACCAGAACCAGGACGGCAGCGTGTACCACGCCGGTATCGAGACCCACGACACCATCGAAGACATGCTGCGCTATGTGCACCTGTCGCCGGAGGAGTTGATGACCCACTACCGCGACAAGGTCGCCAGCGCCAGGATCAGCCCGCGTGAACGCACCCAGTACCTCGATGCCCTGCGGCTGGGCCTGACCCGCTCTTCCTACCTGTCGTCCTGA
- a CDS encoding TonB-dependent receptor, with protein MLKINPITRGIWLTLALGGSGTSLAWAAEQTGTAAEPAPALKTVTVTAQRREQTVQEVPAAVSVVNGSSITADGVRTVGDITTFVPNAAAKNPDGDGRPRWYIRGLGTGDTGAATVYPVGIYADDVYLNAPIAGGGPLFDLERIEILRGPQGTLYGKNTTAGAVNIISKKPGFDTDGYGTIGFGSKNERILSGALGGALVDEKLAARVSLYSEERDGFTTNETNDHTYGDVNKKAARVQFLAQLTPDLDALWKIHSREYKGDGSNGSLPTGTYYNVGYQRPEGRRIELNVNESSRLDHDGSSLTLNWHLGDYTLTSITAYDYIRSKSFSDGDYTPYEVNGTSLSDNEYRQYSQELRLASPQQERLRWLAGAHYFHEDLDSSGIRSIAPGTSPNGTGSNQVGATVLRDLNFDHSTDSYALFGNVAFDLTDNFTLTTGLRYTQEKKDIDLNLTQLTRATATGPLIPLSSAGANGSSERDKTWDAWTYDVTPEYRINDNVRVFARYAHGFRSGGFNTGLSTSLAQLSTVDPEELDAYELGLKSEWFKGRLIANANVFYYDYSDIQVNLLTVNNGILTTALTNGAKGKVKGAELELEGQPTEYLHLRAALSYLDTEYTDFKNVNPTTGAVTADYSGNRFVRSPKYVVSLGADYTIPLEVGGKLVVGGDVSLRDKEYFLADRQSSVDKELSQPHYTLANARLTWFSPDEKLSVTGFANNLTNREYQVHGRPNGATGQNVIVYGDPRTVGVSVTQRF; from the coding sequence ATGTTGAAGATCAATCCGATTACCCGGGGCATCTGGCTGACGCTGGCCCTGGGTGGCAGCGGCACCAGCCTGGCCTGGGCTGCCGAGCAGACCGGCACCGCCGCCGAACCGGCGCCAGCCCTGAAAACCGTGACCGTCACCGCACAGCGCCGCGAACAGACCGTGCAGGAAGTGCCTGCCGCCGTGTCGGTGGTCAACGGTTCGAGCATTACCGCCGACGGCGTGCGCACGGTGGGCGACATCACCACCTTCGTCCCCAACGCCGCGGCCAAGAACCCCGACGGCGACGGTCGTCCGCGCTGGTACATTCGCGGCCTGGGCACTGGCGATACCGGTGCTGCTACGGTTTATCCGGTCGGTATCTACGCCGACGACGTGTACCTCAATGCGCCTATCGCCGGCGGCGGCCCACTGTTTGACCTTGAGCGCATCGAAATCCTGCGTGGCCCGCAAGGCACCCTGTACGGCAAGAACACCACCGCCGGTGCGGTGAATATCATTTCGAAGAAACCCGGCTTCGACACTGACGGCTACGGCACCATCGGTTTTGGCAGCAAGAACGAGCGTATTCTCAGCGGCGCGCTGGGCGGTGCGCTGGTGGATGAAAAACTCGCCGCACGGGTGTCGCTGTACTCCGAAGAGCGCGATGGCTTCACCACCAACGAAACCAACGATCACACCTACGGCGACGTCAACAAGAAAGCCGCCCGCGTGCAGTTTCTCGCTCAACTGACCCCGGACCTGGACGCCCTGTGGAAAATCCACAGCCGCGAGTACAAGGGCGACGGCAGCAACGGTTCGCTGCCGACCGGCACTTATTACAACGTTGGCTACCAGCGCCCTGAAGGCCGCCGGATCGAGCTCAACGTCAATGAAAGCTCGCGCCTGGACCATGACGGCAGTTCGCTGACCCTGAACTGGCACCTGGGCGACTACACCCTGACCTCGATCACTGCTTACGACTACATCCGCAGCAAATCGTTCAGCGACGGCGACTACACCCCTTACGAAGTCAACGGCACCTCACTCAGCGACAACGAGTACCGCCAGTACTCCCAGGAACTGCGCCTGGCCTCGCCGCAGCAGGAGCGCCTGCGCTGGCTGGCAGGCGCGCATTATTTCCACGAAGACCTCGACAGCTCCGGCATCCGCAGCATCGCACCGGGCACCTCGCCCAACGGCACCGGCTCCAATCAGGTCGGTGCAACCGTGCTGCGCGACCTGAATTTTGACCACAGCACCGACAGCTACGCGCTGTTCGGCAACGTCGCCTTTGACCTGACCGACAATTTCACCCTGACCACCGGCCTGCGCTACACCCAGGAAAAGAAAGACATTGATCTGAACCTGACCCAGCTGACCCGCGCCACCGCCACCGGCCCGCTGATCCCGCTGAGCAGCGCCGGGGCGAACGGCAGCAGCGAGCGCGACAAGACCTGGGACGCCTGGACCTACGACGTCACGCCTGAATACCGCATCAACGACAACGTGCGGGTGTTCGCCCGTTACGCCCACGGCTTCCGTTCCGGCGGTTTCAACACCGGCCTGTCCACCAGCCTGGCGCAGCTCAGCACTGTCGACCCGGAAGAACTGGATGCCTACGAGCTGGGCCTGAAGTCGGAGTGGTTCAAGGGCCGGCTGATCGCCAACGCCAACGTGTTCTACTACGACTACTCCGACATCCAGGTGAACCTGCTGACCGTCAACAACGGCATCCTGACCACAGCACTGACCAACGGCGCCAAGGGCAAGGTCAAGGGCGCCGAGCTGGAACTCGAAGGCCAGCCGACCGAGTACCTGCACCTGCGCGCCGCGCTGTCGTATCTGGACACCGAATACACCGACTTCAAGAACGTCAACCCGACCACCGGCGCAGTGACCGCCGACTACAGCGGCAACCGCTTCGTGCGCTCGCCCAAGTACGTGGTATCGCTGGGCGCCGACTACACCATACCGCTTGAGGTTGGCGGCAAGCTGGTGGTGGGCGGCGACGTGAGCTTGCGCGACAAGGAATACTTCCTCGCCGACCGCCAGAGCAGTGTCGACAAGGAACTGAGCCAGCCGCATTACACCCTGGCCAACGCACGCCTGACCTGGTTCAGCCCGGACGAAAAACTCAGCGTCACCGGCTTTGCCAACAACCTTACCAACCGCGAATACCAGGTTCACGGCCGCCCCAACGGCGCCACCGGGCAGAACGTGATCGTCTACGGCGACCCACGCACCGTGGGCGTCTCGGTGACCCAGCGGTTCTGA
- a CDS encoding TonB-dependent receptor plug domain-containing protein, which yields MNVRLNPLAGAIALVASGLALPALAAETSSPAASDSAGKLDTVVVVGTRRSDLTALESAAPVDVLSSEQLQTTGANDLQSALTALSPSFSFPQSPQGAFAGSIAQGASLRGLASDQVLVLVNGKRRHASANVTRQGVVNARGAAAVDLSLIPLSAIERVEILRDGAAAQYGSDAIAGVINIVLKERDEGGNIGYRFGGYDKGDGLQRKLSGWKGFALPNDGFLTLSFDAGNQDPASDTRDDNRIFYAGSPNINTAREQNNGYRNWRWGSGAVSDQYNFIANSEINLSDSLTAYGFASYGHKNTDSENFYDPPTTLASNYGSVALARYPDGRIPITRYNLEDYAATGGLRWEDAQLGKFDLALNYGNNTLKSTDRNAINPSYGNASPSKIYTGEREADQTNLTLDWVRDFDTRLLYKPLTVSAGVAWRKENYELSAGQAEGWANGPLFNTLDPVTNRRLAGYYSGITQVDAASLERKVFGGYVDVEGQITEKFQAGVALRSEHYSDFGDTTNGKLSLRYDFTPQLAARATASTGYRAPSLVQSGLSSFSVQAVEQPTGSGNWVEVQQRLLRADSPEARLLGGQALKPEESTSFSLGLVWRPLENASVTVDAYRIEIDNRITLSDQLTAATVAPVFAGTQYSNIQSAAFYTNVADTRTNGIEVTGNYRLNLNEFGKLNLNAGFSQNDTKITGLRDVGGISGSQIVGRNTQGLIEEGTPENKFTLGANWAYGNWGVNVAQRRYGEWKSRNATNPALDQTFSAQWVTDLDVSYTFAKGVKLTVGAINLFDSHPDKLEGSQLYGVPKYSITSPEGAQGAFYYTSVSYDF from the coding sequence ATGAACGTGCGTCTCAACCCACTGGCCGGTGCCATTGCACTGGTCGCCAGCGGCCTGGCCTTGCCCGCGCTGGCCGCAGAAACTTCAAGCCCGGCAGCCAGCGACAGCGCCGGTAAACTCGACACCGTCGTGGTGGTCGGCACCCGGCGCAGTGACCTCACCGCACTGGAAAGTGCCGCACCGGTCGATGTGCTGTCTTCAGAGCAACTGCAAACCACCGGCGCCAACGACTTACAGTCGGCGCTGACGGCACTTTCGCCGTCGTTCAGTTTTCCGCAATCGCCCCAAGGCGCATTCGCCGGTTCCATCGCCCAGGGCGCTTCGCTGCGGGGCCTGGCCTCTGACCAGGTACTGGTGCTGGTCAACGGCAAGCGCCGTCACGCCAGCGCCAACGTCACCCGCCAGGGGGTGGTCAACGCCCGTGGTGCGGCGGCCGTGGACCTGAGCCTGATTCCGCTCAGTGCCATCGAGCGGGTGGAAATCCTGCGTGACGGCGCCGCCGCGCAGTACGGCTCCGATGCCATTGCCGGGGTGATCAACATCGTGCTCAAGGAGCGCGATGAAGGCGGCAACATCGGCTACCGCTTCGGCGGCTACGACAAGGGCGACGGTCTGCAACGCAAACTCAGCGGCTGGAAAGGCTTTGCCCTGCCCAACGACGGCTTCCTGACCCTGAGCTTCGACGCCGGCAATCAGGACCCGGCCAGCGATACCCGCGACGACAACCGGATTTTTTATGCCGGTTCACCAAACATCAACACCGCCCGCGAACAGAACAACGGTTACCGCAACTGGCGCTGGGGCTCGGGCGCGGTCTCGGATCAGTACAATTTCATTGCCAACAGCGAAATCAATCTCAGCGACTCGCTCACCGCCTACGGTTTTGCCAGCTACGGGCACAAGAACACCGACTCGGAAAACTTCTACGATCCACCCACCACCCTGGCCAGCAACTACGGCAGCGTGGCCCTGGCACGCTACCCGGACGGGCGGATTCCGATCACCCGCTACAACCTTGAAGACTACGCGGCCACCGGCGGCCTGCGCTGGGAGGATGCGCAACTGGGCAAGTTCGACCTGGCGTTGAACTACGGCAACAACACGCTCAAGTCCACCGACCGCAATGCGATCAACCCCAGCTACGGCAACGCCAGCCCATCGAAGATCTACACCGGCGAGCGTGAAGCCGACCAGACCAACCTGACCCTGGACTGGGTACGCGACTTCGATACCCGACTGCTGTACAAGCCGCTGACGGTCTCGGCCGGCGTGGCCTGGCGCAAGGAAAACTACGAGCTGAGTGCGGGGCAAGCCGAAGGCTGGGCCAACGGTCCGCTGTTCAATACCCTGGACCCGGTCACCAACCGCCGCCTGGCCGGCTACTACTCGGGGATTACCCAGGTTGACGCGGCCTCGCTGGAGCGCAAGGTGTTCGGCGGCTATGTCGATGTCGAGGGGCAGATCACCGAGAAATTCCAGGCTGGCGTCGCGCTGCGCTCCGAGCACTACTCTGACTTCGGCGACACCACCAACGGCAAGCTGTCGCTGCGCTACGACTTCACCCCGCAACTCGCCGCCCGCGCCACCGCCAGCACCGGCTACCGCGCCCCGTCACTGGTGCAGAGCGGCCTGTCGTCGTTCAGCGTCCAGGCGGTCGAGCAACCGACCGGCAGCGGCAACTGGGTCGAGGTGCAACAGCGCCTGCTGCGTGCCGACAGCCCTGAAGCCCGCTTGCTGGGCGGCCAGGCACTCAAGCCGGAAGAGTCGACCAGTTTCTCGCTGGGTCTGGTCTGGCGACCGCTGGAAAATGCCTCGGTGACGGTCGATGCCTACCGTATCGAGATCGACAACCGGATCACCCTGTCGGACCAACTGACCGCCGCCACGGTCGCACCGGTGTTTGCCGGCACCCAGTACAGCAACATTCAGAGCGCAGCGTTCTACACCAACGTGGCCGACACCCGGACCAACGGGATTGAGGTGACCGGTAACTATCGGCTGAACCTCAATGAATTCGGCAAGCTCAATCTCAATGCCGGCTTCAGCCAGAATGACACCAAAATCACCGGGCTGCGGGATGTGGGCGGTATCAGCGGTTCGCAGATTGTGGGCCGCAACACGCAAGGCCTGATCGAGGAAGGCACGCCAGAGAACAAATTCACCCTGGGCGCGAACTGGGCTTATGGCAACTGGGGCGTGAACGTCGCGCAACGGCGCTACGGCGAGTGGAAAAGCCGTAATGCAACCAACCCGGCCCTGGACCAGACCTTCAGCGCACAATGGGTCACCGACCTGGATGTCTCATACACCTTCGCCAAAGGTGTAAAGCTGACCGTGGGTGCGATCAACCTGTTCGACAGCCACCCGGACAAACTGGAAGGGTCGCAGTTGTATGGCGTGCCGAAGTACAGCATCACCTCACCGGAAGGCGCCCAGGGCGCGTTCTACTACACGAGTGTGAGTTACGACTTCTGA
- a CDS encoding translation initiation factor Sui1: protein MVKKAASFAALGGLVYSTDAGRHCPDCSQPVDACICKQTVIPAGDGIARVRRESKGRGGKTVTTVSGVPLAEDALKDLAKALKQRCGTGGSLKDGVIEIQGDHVELLIAELVKKGFKAKKSGG, encoded by the coding sequence GTGGTCAAGAAAGCCGCTTCCTTCGCAGCCCTCGGTGGGCTGGTGTATTCAACTGACGCCGGGCGCCATTGCCCCGATTGCAGTCAACCCGTCGATGCCTGTATCTGCAAGCAAACGGTTATCCCTGCCGGTGACGGTATCGCTCGCGTGCGCCGCGAAAGTAAAGGCCGTGGTGGCAAAACCGTAACTACAGTTAGCGGTGTGCCACTGGCTGAAGATGCCCTCAAAGACCTGGCCAAAGCGCTCAAGCAGCGTTGCGGCACCGGTGGTTCGCTCAAGGACGGTGTGATCGAGATCCAGGGCGATCATGTCGAACTGCTGATCGCCGAGCTGGTCAAGAAAGGTTTCAAGGCTAAAAAATCCGGCGGCTGA
- a CDS encoding NUDIX hydrolase gives MSESVTTLEQEAAHRAASDAELVAWVDEQDRLLGGVPRAELRDKGLIGRGTFILLFNSVGELCVHRRTLSKAVYPGYWDVAAGGMVQPDETYAESAARELEEELGVGGVALRDHGRFLFDERGNRLWCAVFSAVSDSPLRLQPEEVLEACFLPIEQARRLSEQKPCCPDSLVALQTYLQQVAKTQ, from the coding sequence GTGAGTGAGTCAGTGACTACGCTGGAACAGGAGGCCGCTCATCGGGCGGCCTCCGACGCTGAGCTGGTGGCCTGGGTTGATGAACAGGACCGCCTGCTCGGCGGTGTGCCGCGTGCCGAGCTGCGCGACAAGGGTCTGATCGGCCGTGGCACCTTCATCCTGTTATTCAACTCTGTGGGCGAGCTGTGTGTGCATCGTCGCACCTTGAGCAAAGCCGTTTATCCCGGCTACTGGGATGTTGCGGCCGGCGGCATGGTCCAGCCGGATGAAACTTACGCTGAATCAGCGGCCCGCGAACTCGAAGAAGAGCTGGGGGTGGGCGGTGTGGCGTTGCGAGATCACGGCCGTTTCCTGTTTGACGAGCGCGGCAACCGGCTTTGGTGCGCGGTGTTCTCGGCGGTCTCGGACAGCCCGTTGCGGTTGCAGCCAGAAGAGGTCCTGGAAGCCTGTTTCCTGCCCATCGAGCAGGCTCGGCGCCTGAGTGAACAAAAGCCTTGCTGCCCCGACTCGCTGGTGGCGTTGCAGACCTATCTGCAGCAGGTCGCAAAAACCCAGTAA
- a CDS encoding Lrp/AsnC family transcriptional regulator, producing the protein MADAIDLRILGRLQKDCSQSLELLSDNVGLSPTSCYRRIKRLEDNGVIRARVAVLDDKKLGLQVTAMFMIKLDKDTADIDRRMQQILASRPEVQECYLITGEFDFVMVAKLRDATEYTDYIYNFLETYKDIPIRTYSSTLVIRTVKKSFEIPLNGLDQGA; encoded by the coding sequence ATGGCAGATGCGATAGATCTGAGGATTCTGGGGCGCTTACAGAAGGATTGCAGCCAGAGTCTGGAGTTGCTTAGCGACAACGTGGGCCTGTCACCGACCAGTTGCTATCGACGCATCAAGCGCCTGGAGGACAACGGAGTGATCCGTGCCAGGGTGGCGGTGCTGGACGATAAAAAGCTTGGTCTGCAGGTCACGGCCATGTTCATGATCAAGCTCGACAAGGACACCGCCGACATCGACCGGCGCATGCAGCAGATTCTGGCCAGCCGGCCTGAGGTCCAGGAGTGTTACCTGATCACCGGAGAGTTCGACTTCGTGATGGTGGCGAAGTTGCGTGACGCCACCGAATACACCGACTACATCTACAACTTCCTGGAAACCTACAAAGACATCCCGATCAGGACCTACTCTTCGACCCTGGTGATCCGCACGGTGAAGAAGTCTTTCGAGATTCCGCTCAATGGCCTGGACCAGGGCGCGTGA
- a CDS encoding class I SAM-dependent methyltransferase, whose product MSSASYLTDVAYPHHFQTQATSNWLAFVATALGRAVPDISRAYRSCELGCGQGYGAVINAAANPNGHFVAVDINPRHIAHGRALAAAAGVANIEFIEANFRDFAESCAHDTFDFVISHGVYSWVSPAVQGEMRQAVAQLLKPGGLAYLGYMSQPGLFFLGPLQQLLRRHVQGATGSLEQRVSAALNLLQGMASARVGFFAEHPQASIYLQSLASRHVHYVAHELFNEHWSSINSGELIEQMSELACDFIGSATALENIDEVSVPGNVLALLNQLPGVAERELFKDLARNQSDRCDLFQKRGVAALTTGQHRQALWQQCVTRLPGAPLAGPIEFDTRIGPVQGPAGLFGPLLKALADYPQTFASLAGLPALGGQTGAISPALQMLAWAGHVHPLLPGELDVERCQALNRVISERALKGETYQWLAAPTLGSAVAASPLQMLLARVLLDYPQLRGKLLKQTVLASARQLDIHATEVGLDAELEAFERQVLPVWQQLGVV is encoded by the coding sequence ATGAGTTCTGCCAGCTACCTCACCGACGTTGCCTACCCGCATCACTTCCAGACCCAGGCCACCTCCAACTGGCTGGCCTTTGTTGCCACCGCGCTGGGCCGTGCGGTGCCGGATATCAGCCGCGCTTACCGCAGTTGTGAACTGGGTTGCGGGCAGGGCTATGGCGCCGTTATCAACGCCGCTGCCAACCCCAACGGGCACTTTGTGGCAGTGGATATCAACCCTCGGCATATTGCGCATGGGCGCGCCTTGGCCGCTGCGGCCGGAGTGGCCAATATCGAGTTTATCGAGGCGAACTTCCGTGATTTCGCTGAATCTTGTGCGCATGACACATTCGATTTTGTGATCAGCCACGGGGTCTACTCCTGGGTCAGCCCGGCGGTGCAAGGCGAGATGCGCCAGGCTGTCGCGCAGTTGCTCAAGCCCGGCGGGCTGGCTTACCTGGGGTATATGAGCCAGCCGGGGTTGTTCTTCCTGGGCCCGTTGCAGCAGTTGTTGCGCCGTCATGTGCAAGGGGCGACGGGCAGCCTTGAGCAGCGGGTCAGCGCTGCCCTGAACCTGCTGCAAGGCATGGCCAGCGCCCGCGTGGGGTTCTTCGCCGAGCACCCGCAGGCCAGCATTTACCTGCAAAGCCTGGCCAGCCGCCATGTGCATTACGTGGCCCATGAGCTGTTCAACGAACACTGGAGCTCGATCAACAGCGGCGAACTGATCGAGCAAATGAGTGAACTGGCCTGTGACTTCATCGGCAGCGCCACGGCGCTGGAAAACATCGACGAAGTCTCGGTGCCGGGCAACGTCCTGGCGCTGCTCAATCAACTGCCCGGTGTCGCCGAGCGGGAATTGTTCAAAGACCTGGCACGCAACCAGTCGGACCGTTGCGACCTGTTCCAGAAGCGCGGTGTCGCAGCACTGACCACCGGCCAGCATCGTCAGGCGCTGTGGCAACAATGTGTGACCCGCCTGCCCGGCGCGCCGCTGGCCGGGCCAATCGAATTCGATACCCGGATCGGCCCGGTCCAGGGACCGGCCGGGTTGTTCGGGCCGTTGCTCAAGGCGCTGGCCGATTATCCACAGACCTTCGCCAGCCTGGCCGGGCTGCCAGCGCTTGGCGGCCAGACCGGCGCGATCAGCCCGGCCTTGCAAATGCTGGCCTGGGCTGGCCATGTACATCCGCTGCTGCCGGGCGAACTGGACGTCGAACGTTGCCAGGCCCTGAACCGGGTGATCAGCGAACGCGCGCTCAAGGGCGAAACCTACCAATGGCTGGCCGCCCCGACCCTGGGCTCGGCAGTGGCTGCCAGCCCGCTGCAGATGCTGCTCGCACGGGTCCTGCTGGACTACCCGCAATTGCGCGGCAAGCTGCTCAAACAAACCGTACTGGCCAGCGCCCGGCAACTGGATATTCACGCCACAGAAGTTGGACTGGACGCCGAACTGGAAGCGTTCGAACGACAAGTCTTGCCGGTATGGCAACAACTGGGCGTGGTTTAA
- a CDS encoding DUF2333 family protein, with translation MLDWKNRAGSADERPADTAAVKRRGYLGGIFFSRALGVLVLIYLLVTALVGWYWSNEPGLFPVQQNAQAAAEREGKQMVIGYTTVETLKSVTGTLLNKPGGYLANDRFPPGVWLDNMPSWEYGVLVQVRDLNRALRKDFARSQSQSTEDGDLARAEQLFNFNDRSWIMPSSESQYQEGINALSRYQARLASQNGAQFYARADNLNSWLGDVGTRLGSMSQRLSASVGQVKLNAAARTDNINVKPGEVLKVDEEVVETPWMQIDNVFYEARGQAWALSHLLRAIEVDFADVLAKKNATVSVRQIIRELEASQAAVWSPMILNGNGFGVLANHSLVMANYISRANAAVIDLRQLLSQG, from the coding sequence ATGCTGGATTGGAAAAACCGCGCAGGCAGCGCGGACGAACGCCCTGCCGACACGGCTGCGGTCAAAAGACGCGGCTATCTGGGCGGGATCTTCTTCAGCCGCGCCCTCGGCGTACTGGTCCTCATCTACCTGTTAGTGACCGCTCTGGTTGGCTGGTACTGGAGCAACGAACCGGGCCTGTTTCCGGTCCAGCAGAACGCCCAGGCCGCCGCCGAGCGTGAAGGCAAACAGATGGTGATCGGCTACACCACCGTTGAAACCCTCAAATCGGTGACCGGCACCCTGCTCAACAAACCCGGTGGTTACCTGGCCAACGACCGCTTTCCACCAGGGGTGTGGCTGGACAACATGCCGAGCTGGGAATACGGCGTACTGGTCCAGGTACGTGACCTGAACCGGGCCCTGCGCAAGGACTTTGCCCGCTCCCAGTCGCAATCGACCGAAGACGGCGATCTGGCACGTGCCGAACAACTGTTCAACTTCAATGATCGCAGCTGGATCATGCCTTCCAGCGAGTCGCAGTACCAGGAAGGGATCAACGCCCTGAGCCGTTACCAGGCTCGTCTGGCGAGCCAGAACGGTGCGCAGTTCTATGCCCGCGCCGACAACCTGAACAGCTGGCTGGGTGATGTCGGAACCCGCCTGGGCTCAATGTCCCAGCGGCTGTCGGCCAGTGTCGGCCAGGTCAAGCTCAATGCTGCTGCGCGCACCGACAACATCAACGTCAAGCCCGGTGAAGTATTGAAGGTTGACGAAGAAGTGGTCGAAACCCCCTGGATGCAGATCGACAACGTGTTCTACGAGGCCCGTGGCCAGGCCTGGGCGCTTTCGCATTTGCTGCGTGCCATCGAGGTCGACTTCGCCGACGTACTGGCCAAGAAGAATGCCACGGTCAGCGTCCGCCAGATCATCCGCGAACTGGAAGCGTCGCAGGCTGCGGTGTGGAGCCCGATGATCCTTAACGGCAACGGCTTCGGCGTGCTGGCCAACCACTCGCTGGTAATGGCCAACTACATCTCGCGGGCCAACGCCGCGGTCATCGACCTGCGTCAGTTGCTGTCGCAGGGTTGA